One genomic segment of Aliarcobacter cibarius includes these proteins:
- a CDS encoding chemotaxis protein CheW, whose product MENKDTKVANSSNITEFMTFELGAMKYAIELPKIKEILTYPDNITTLPNTEDWVKGLINSRGEVVPILDIRIKFHTGEIVYNESTTIITVITEDKRMIGIVVDKVDDVQKLDTSLLATVSEMGSGIPAKYLKGFIRLDNNQMLVIMDIEKVVAKSELED is encoded by the coding sequence ATGGAAAATAAAGATACTAAAGTTGCAAATTCATCAAATATAACTGAATTTATGACATTTGAACTTGGAGCAATGAAGTATGCAATAGAACTTCCAAAAATCAAAGAGATATTAACTTACCCTGATAATATTACAACCTTACCAAACACGGAAGATTGGGTAAAAGGGTTGATAAATTCAAGAGGAGAAGTTGTTCCTATTTTAGATATAAGAATAAAATTTCATACAGGTGAGATAGTTTATAACGAAAGTACAACAATTATCACTGTTATAACAGAAGATAAAAGAATGATAGGAATTGTTGTAGATAAAGTTGATGATGTTCAAAAACTTGACACGAGTCTTTTAGCTACAGTTTCAGAAATGGGTTCAGGTATTCCTGCAAAATATCTAAAAGGGTTTATTAGATTAGATAATAATCAAATGTTAGTAATTATGGATATAGAAAAAGTTGTTGCAAAAAGTGAGCTTGAAGATTAA
- a CDS encoding response regulator, whose translation MNLNRELLKKYTILYIEDDDVIRTELSSLLENFFHSVIVASNGKEGLRTYLTNQNNIDIIVSDINMPELNGIDMVKKIRDIKDDVPIIFATAHSDSDFLIEAIKLRVKEYVVKPLDIRKLLIYIEDIAKSLELEKLLKQQKDELIKFRNILDSNNLLLKLDKEFRITYANKLFCKATGYKKETLLGKELVTFRHNNNAKKIFDDIYEKLLNKNSWEGNLKIKRKDDTTLDTKSNIFPDLDDFLEMLGVIFVAYDTTKEQELKRQMQLALIKEKSENLQKTKEQNLEQETLLIKIKDELEETKKELNIFKLNNNDKTNEKILKKLEEENNFLNQQIRSLKFEIEKLNETLNNSETNEVLKEKLDYWKERSAQESQKLELLEKSIIANVEPAIIEKIFN comes from the coding sequence ATGAATTTAAATAGGGAACTTCTTAAAAAATATACTATTTTATATATAGAAGATGATGATGTAATAAGAACAGAATTGTCTTCTCTTTTAGAAAATTTTTTTCATTCTGTTATAGTCGCTTCAAATGGTAAAGAAGGGCTTAGAACTTATCTTACAAATCAAAATAATATAGATATTATTGTTAGCGATATTAATATGCCAGAGTTAAATGGTATTGATATGGTTAAAAAAATAAGAGATATAAAAGATGATGTTCCTATTATTTTTGCAACAGCTCACTCTGATAGTGATTTTTTAATTGAAGCTATTAAACTAAGAGTAAAAGAATATGTTGTTAAGCCGCTTGATATAAGAAAACTTTTGATTTATATTGAGGATATAGCAAAAAGTTTAGAACTTGAAAAACTTTTGAAACAACAAAAAGATGAGTTAATAAAATTTAGAAATATACTAGATTCAAATAATTTACTTTTAAAACTTGATAAAGAGTTTAGAATAACTTACGCAAATAAATTATTTTGTAAAGCTACAGGATATAAAAAAGAAACTTTACTAGGAAAAGAGTTAGTTACTTTTAGACATAACAATAATGCAAAAAAAATCTTTGATGATATATATGAAAAACTTTTAAATAAGAATTCTTGGGAAGGAAATCTAAAAATAAAGAGAAAAGATGATACTACTTTAGATACAAAAAGTAATATTTTTCCAGATCTAGATGATTTTTTAGAGATGCTGGGAGTTATTTTTGTAGCTTATGATACTACAAAAGAGCAAGAGTTAAAAAGACAGATGCAACTTGCTTTGATTAAAGAAAAAAGTGAAAATTTACAAAAAACAAAAGAACAAAATTTAGAGCAGGAGACTCTTTTAATAAAAATAAAAGATGAACTTGAAGAGACAAAAAAAGAGTTAAATATTTTTAAGCTTAACAACAATGACAAAACGAATGAAAAAATATTAAAAAAATTGGAAGAAGAAAATAATTTTTTAAATCAGCAAATAAGATCTCTTAAATTTGAAATTGAAAAACTAAATGAGACTTTAAATAATAGTGAAACAAATGAAGTCTTAAAAGAAAAGTTAGATTACTGGAAAGAGCGTTCAGCTCAAGAAAGTCAAAAGCTTGAACTTTTAGAAAAATCAATAATTGCAAATGTAGAACCTGCAATTATTGAAAAGATTTTTAATTAA
- a CDS encoding peptidylprolyl isomerase: MRKILFLFFSLAATILFASQNTEKNPIAVFDTNKGIIKVELRPKMAPKAVENFITHSKNGYYNGLIFHRVMKNFMIQGGDPTGTGAGGESIWGKPFEDEFSANAVFDKPFILAMANRGKNTNGSQFFITTVPTYWLNGAHTIFGYVIEGTNVVKDIESVETTGRYGGDKPIKDVIINKITIEE, encoded by the coding sequence ATGCGAAAAATATTATTTTTATTTTTTTCTTTAGCTGCAACTATTTTATTTGCAAGCCAAAATACAGAAAAAAATCCAATTGCCGTTTTTGATACAAACAAAGGAATCATTAAAGTAGAACTAAGACCAAAAATGGCTCCAAAAGCTGTTGAAAATTTTATAACTCATTCAAAAAATGGTTATTACAATGGTTTAATTTTTCATAGAGTTATGAAAAATTTTATGATTCAAGGTGGAGATCCTACAGGAACTGGAGCTGGTGGAGAATCTATTTGGGGAAAACCTTTCGAAGATGAATTTTCTGCTAATGCTGTTTTTGATAAACCATTTATTTTAGCAATGGCAAACAGAGGAAAAAATACAAATGGAAGTCAATTTTTTATAACAACAGTACCAACATATTGGTTAAATGGAGCTCATACTATTTTTGGATACGTAATTGAGGGTACAAATGTAGTAAAAGATATAGAGAGCGTGGAGACAACAGGAAGATACGGTGGAGATAAACCAATAAAAGATGTAATTATAAATAAGATTACAATCGAAGAGTAA
- the panD gene encoding aspartate 1-decarboxylase, which yields MTFEMLYSKIHRATVSDANLNYVGSITIDEELMKASNLRVGQKVDIVNINNGERFQTYVIKGEFGKRDMCLNGAAARKVAIGDKIIVIAYATYSEEELKNYKPTVVLVDEKNNVELITNELVGSDYV from the coding sequence ATGACTTTTGAAATGTTATACAGCAAAATTCACAGAGCCACTGTAAGTGACGCGAATTTGAACTATGTTGGATCAATAACTATTGATGAAGAGTTAATGAAAGCATCAAATTTACGAGTTGGTCAAAAAGTTGATATTGTAAATATAAATAATGGTGAAAGATTTCAAACTTACGTAATAAAAGGTGAGTTCGGAAAAAGAGATATGTGTTTAAATGGAGCCGCAGCTAGAAAAGTAGCTATTGGTGACAAAATTATAGTAATTGCTTATGCAACTTATAGTGAAGAAGAATTAAAAAATTATAAGCCAACAGTTGTATTAGTTGATGAAAAAAATAATGTAGAGCTTATTACAAATGAGCTTGTAGGGAGTGATTATGTTTGA
- a CDS encoding YbaB/EbfC family nucleoid-associated protein: protein MFDGIDLKNLNLGDMINKFQDMAKEQEEKNASTLFTAKAGGGMVEISINGNSEVVDLKIEDSLLEDKDSLQILLISCMNDIIKQSEENKKRMAMSLMGNLGNFGQK from the coding sequence ATGTTTGATGGGATCGATTTAAAAAATTTAAATCTTGGTGATATGATAAATAAATTCCAAGATATGGCAAAAGAACAAGAGGAGAAAAATGCTTCAACACTCTTTACAGCAAAAGCTGGTGGAGGAATGGTTGAAATCTCAATTAATGGTAATTCGGAAGTAGTTGATTTAAAAATAGAGGATTCTCTTTTAGAAGATAAAGATTCTTTACAAATTTTATTAATCTCTTGCATGAATGATATTATAAAGCAAAGTGAAGAAAATAAAAAAAGAATGGCTATGAGTCTTATGGGAAATTTAGGAAATTTTGGTCAAAAATAG
- a CDS encoding polyprenyl synthetase family protein: MNTLLNKFEDYLLNNLPKIESFHPHFENALQDMLKAGGKRFRPMLLLSVVQSKKPLLLDNSMKVALAVEFLHTYSLIHDDLPAMDNASLRRGFPTLHTKYDEVTAILVGDALNSESFNLIANSPLHNDVKIELIKLLSSNGGIDGMIIGQAIDCHFEKQKINLEKLEFLHTNKTAKLIATSLKMGALIANYKENIQEELYKFGLDLGLLFQIQDDIIDELESSETAGKTTQNDGFKNSFVNLLGLSESIKSADNLAEKCLESLNNFDTNLKNSLEELLINYINRHKKYKS; this comes from the coding sequence ATGAATACACTTCTTAATAAATTTGAAGATTATTTGTTAAATAATCTTCCAAAAATAGAATCATTTCACCCACATTTTGAAAATGCATTACAAGATATGTTGAAAGCTGGAGGGAAAAGATTTCGTCCGATGCTACTTTTAAGTGTTGTTCAATCAAAAAAACCTTTACTTTTAGATAATAGTATGAAAGTTGCTCTTGCTGTTGAGTTTTTACATACATACTCTTTAATTCATGATGATTTACCTGCGATGGATAATGCATCTTTAAGAAGAGGATTTCCAACACTTCATACAAAGTATGATGAAGTTACAGCTATTTTAGTAGGTGATGCACTAAATAGTGAAAGTTTTAATTTGATAGCAAATTCACCTTTACACAATGATGTAAAAATTGAATTAATTAAACTTCTATCTTCAAATGGTGGAATTGATGGAATGATAATTGGACAAGCAATAGATTGTCACTTTGAAAAACAAAAAATAAATCTTGAAAAATTAGAATTCTTGCATACAAATAAAACTGCAAAATTAATTGCTACTAGTCTTAAAATGGGAGCTTTAATAGCAAATTATAAAGAAAATATTCAAGAAGAGTTATATAAATTTGGACTTGACTTAGGACTTTTATTCCAAATACAAGATGATATTATTGATGAACTTGAAAGTAGTGAAACTGCTGGTAAAACAACGCAAAATGATGGTTTTAAAAACTCTTTTGTAAATTTATTGGGACTTTCAGAATCTATAAAAAGTGCAGATAATTTGGCTGAAAAATGTTTGGAAAGTTTAAATAATTTTGATACTAATCTTAAAAATTCACTCGAAGAACTCTTAATTAATTACATAAATAGACATAAAAAATACAAATCTTAG
- the groES gene encoding co-chaperone GroES, whose amino-acid sequence MNFKPLGERVLVERTEVENKTASGIYIPDNAKEKPQTAKVVAVGSKIEDVNLGDIVVFEQYRGTEIKLDGKDYLVLNIENVIGVM is encoded by the coding sequence ATGAATTTCAAACCACTAGGTGAAAGAGTTCTTGTTGAAAGAACAGAAGTTGAGAACAAAACAGCAAGTGGAATTTATATTCCAGATAATGCAAAAGAAAAACCTCAAACTGCAAAAGTTGTAGCTGTTGGAAGCAAAATTGAAGACGTAAATCTTGGAGATATAGTTGTTTTTGAACAATATAGAGGTACTGAAATTAAACTTGATGGTAAAGATTATCTTGTTTTAAATATTGAGAATGTAATTGGAGTTATGTAA
- the groL gene encoding chaperonin GroEL (60 kDa chaperone family; promotes refolding of misfolded polypeptides especially under stressful conditions; forms two stacked rings of heptamers to form a barrel-shaped 14mer; ends can be capped by GroES; misfolded proteins enter the barrel where they are refolded when GroES binds), whose protein sequence is MAKEIIFSDNARNKLYSGVEKLADAVKVTMGPRGRNVLLQKSFGAPTITKDGVSVAREIELADTLENMGAQLVKEVASKTADEAGDGTTTATVLAHSIFKEGLRNVTAGANPISLKRGMDKATEAILVELKKASKVVANKTEIEQVATISANSDSAIGKMIAEAMEKVGKDGVITVEEAKGISDELDVVEGMQFDRGYLSPYFVTNPEKMTTEFNNPFILLYDKKISSLKELLPILEGVNKSGRPLLIIAEDVDGEALATLVVNRLRGALQIAAVKAPGFGDRRKAMLEDIAVLTGATVVSEEMGMKLETTDLSALGVASKVVIDKDNTTIVDGNGSKDSVIARVNQIKAEIANTTSDYDREKLQERLAKLSGGVAVIKVGAATETEMKEKKDRVDDALSATRAAVEEGIVIGGGAALIRAAAKVKLDLCGDEQIGANIVLRAIKAPLKQIALNAGFDAGVVANEVEKSQNENIGFNAATGEYVDMFEAGIVDPAKVERVAMQNAVSVASLLLTTEATVTEIKEDKPAMPDMSGMGGMPGMM, encoded by the coding sequence ATGGCAAAAGAGATTATATTTAGTGATAATGCAAGAAATAAATTATATTCAGGTGTTGAAAAATTAGCAGACGCTGTAAAAGTTACAATGGGACCAAGAGGAAGAAATGTACTTTTACAAAAATCTTTTGGAGCACCTACAATTACAAAAGATGGTGTTAGTGTTGCTAGAGAGATTGAGCTTGCTGATACTTTAGAAAATATGGGAGCTCAACTTGTAAAAGAGGTAGCTAGCAAAACTGCTGATGAAGCAGGAGATGGGACAACAACTGCAACAGTTTTAGCTCATTCAATTTTTAAAGAAGGATTAAGAAACGTAACAGCTGGTGCAAATCCTATATCTTTAAAAAGAGGTATGGATAAAGCAACTGAAGCTATTTTAGTTGAGCTTAAAAAAGCATCAAAAGTTGTAGCTAATAAAACTGAAATTGAGCAAGTTGCTACTATTTCTGCAAACTCTGATAGTGCAATTGGAAAAATGATTGCTGAAGCTATGGAAAAAGTTGGAAAAGATGGAGTTATAACTGTAGAAGAGGCAAAAGGTATCTCTGATGAACTAGATGTTGTAGAAGGAATGCAGTTTGATAGAGGATATTTAAGTCCATATTTTGTTACAAATCCTGAGAAAATGACAACAGAGTTTAATAATCCATTTATTTTACTTTATGATAAAAAAATCTCTTCATTAAAAGAGCTTTTACCAATTTTAGAAGGTGTTAATAAATCAGGAAGACCTCTATTAATTATTGCTGAAGATGTTGATGGTGAAGCATTAGCTACATTAGTTGTGAATAGATTAAGAGGTGCTTTACAAATTGCTGCAGTTAAAGCTCCAGGATTTGGTGATAGAAGAAAAGCAATGCTTGAAGATATCGCTGTATTAACAGGTGCTACAGTTGTATCTGAAGAGATGGGAATGAAACTAGAAACTACTGATTTAAGTGCTCTGGGAGTAGCTTCAAAAGTTGTAATTGATAAAGATAACACAACAATTGTTGATGGAAATGGAAGCAAAGATAGTGTAATTGCTAGAGTAAATCAAATTAAAGCAGAAATTGCAAATACAACAAGTGATTATGATAGAGAAAAATTACAAGAAAGACTTGCAAAATTAAGTGGTGGAGTTGCTGTTATTAAAGTTGGAGCTGCAACAGAGACTGAAATGAAAGAGAAAAAAGATAGAGTTGATGATGCTTTAAGTGCAACAAGAGCTGCTGTTGAAGAGGGAATTGTAATTGGTGGTGGAGCTGCATTAATTAGAGCTGCTGCTAAAGTAAAACTAGATCTTTGTGGTGATGAGCAAATTGGAGCAAATATTGTTTTAAGAGCTATTAAAGCACCATTAAAACAAATTGCTTTAAATGCTGGATTTGATGCTGGTGTTGTTGCAAATGAAGTTGAAAAATCTCAGAATGAAAACATTGGATTCAATGCAGCAACTGGTGAATATGTAGATATGTTTGAAGCTGGAATAGTTGACCCTGCAAAAGTTGAAAGAGTTGCAATGCAAAATGCTGTTTCAGTAGCATCTTTACTTCTTACAACAGAAGCGACTGTTACAGAAATTAAAGAAGACAAACCTGCAATGCCAGATATGAGTGGTATGGGTGGTATGCCAGGAATGATGTAA
- a CDS encoding YkgJ family cysteine cluster protein produces MKNFVKLENSQISFGDCSNCEAHCCKGSFGSIFSQILKDEFENVYENFPILFIFGNLGFIKPVILLSNGFDSCPYLKNNLCSIYNNRPNVCKIYPLSPNIDNKIYLDISCPEISKGKNNLNLESNIFKNYQNKYIKTHLEFEKLELKDFEKILSIKNMNFYKYIGDKKSKYLDFHRLSLLKLKDFIN; encoded by the coding sequence ATGAAAAATTTTGTAAAACTTGAAAATAGCCAAATTAGTTTTGGTGATTGTAGTAATTGTGAAGCTCATTGTTGTAAGGGTTCTTTTGGTTCTATATTTTCTCAGATTCTAAAAGATGAATTTGAAAATGTCTATGAAAACTTTCCTATTTTATTTATTTTTGGTAACTTAGGATTTATAAAACCTGTCATATTACTTTCAAATGGCTTTGATTCTTGTCCATATTTAAAAAATAATCTTTGCTCCATTTATAATAATCGTCCAAATGTTTGTAAAATTTATCCTCTAAGCCCAAATATTGATAATAAAATATATTTAGATATCTCTTGTCCTGAGATTTCTAAAGGTAAAAATAATCTAAATTTAGAGAGTAATATATTTAAAAACTATCAAAATAAATATATAAAAACTCATCTTGAATTTGAAAAACTTGAATTAAAAGATTTTGAGAAGATTTTATCTATAAAAAATATGAATTTTTACAAATATATAGGAGATAAAAAATCCAAATATTTAGATTTTCATAGACTTTCACTTTTAAAGCTAAAAGATTTCATAAACTAG